From Miscanthus floridulus cultivar M001 chromosome 15, ASM1932011v1, whole genome shotgun sequence, the proteins below share one genomic window:
- the LOC136509213 gene encoding uncharacterized protein: MPHPRTSAAAASRRRRTVPTRPAPSPVSVTASRGHPRWSLSRHQENRVRSIPSSMQHSDDLELLGGHVICDHCRQKGLLTSSGKGAEEKQVIQILYYTKRTEDAEIVILWLSRSNCRLGGPQSWQMPVCIVAEKSSCYCPKCISRRQSKIQVVTGHTRVAEVAQNHGMQLEIMVDERGPQDLRHSAHP; encoded by the exons ATGCCGCACCCCCGCACCAGCGCCGCTGCTGCATCGCGCCGCCGCAGGACAGTACCCACGCGCCCCGCACCCTCACCAGTCTCTGTCACTGCCTCAAGAGGGCACCCTCGTTGGTCCCTATCACGGCATCAAGAGAACAGAGTTAGATCGATCCCCTCTTCCATGCAGCACAGTGACGATCTAGAACTTCTTGGCGGTCATGTCATCTGCGATCATTGTCGACAGAAG GGCTTGCTAACATCTTCTGGAAAAGGTGCAGAAGAAAAGCAGGTGATCCAGATCCTCTACTACACGAAGAGGACAGAGGACGCAGAGATCGTCATCCT TTGGCTTTCCAGATCCAATTGTAGGCTGGGTGGGCCTCAGAGTTGGCAAATGCCAGTTTGTATAGTCGCTGAGAAGAGTAGCTGTTATTGCCCCAAATGTATCTCCAGGCGTCAATCTAAGATTCAGGTGGTGACTGGCCATACAAGAGTTGCTGAAGTTGCTCAAAATCATGGAATGCAGCTTGAGATAATGGTAGATGAAAGAGGTCCTCAAGATCTTCGACATTCAGCACATCCTTGA